DNA from Brevibacterium sp. 'Marine':
CGTCCACGGTGCCGTGGGCTCAGACGAGCTCGTCTACGGGTTCATCGAACGGGATGCGCCCGGGATCACGGTCTCCGATGACTGGGATGTGCTGGGAATGCGGGCCTCGCAGTCGCGGGCGACGATCCTCGACCGCGTGCCGATGAAGCCTGAGCGGGTCTCACGCGTCATCCCCGCCGGCAAGCACCCCGACCTGCTCACCTTCGCGATCACGAGCAACTTCCAGCTGCTCATCGCCGCCGTCTATGCCGGAGTCGCGGCGCGAGCGCTCGAGCTGGGCGCCGCCGGACTGCACAAGCGGAAGTCCGCGAAGGCCGGCGTCACCTTCGCCGAGGTGCCCGAGGCCCGGACGCGCCTGGCCGATGCGCATCTCGACTTCATGCCCGTGACGGCGATGATCGACACCTACGCTCGGGACTTCGATGACCTCATCGACCACGGTGCCGGTTGGCCGTTGCGCCTGGTGGGGGCGAGGATCAAGTCCGCCGAGGCGGCCCGCCGAAACGCTGAAACCGCACTGATGTGCACGAGCGGCAGTGGATTCGGCAACAAGCACGAACTCTCCCGCCTCTTCCGAGATGCCACGGCCGGGCTCTTCCACCCGCCGAGCGCCGATGCCGCCCGTCCGATGTACGCGGCCGCTCTGCTGGATGAGTGACTGAGGCGCTCGACCTTCGCCTCGAAGCGCGCCCTCGGAATCGATCGGCCCGAACGTCAGCGAACCGGGGTGTGGAACCGGAAGGCTATGCTGGCAGAGATGACCGAACAACGACGCTCTCCCTTCGCCCTAC
Protein-coding regions in this window:
- a CDS encoding acyl-CoA dehydrogenase family protein, whose amino-acid sequence is MTDRETRVSELSARYLPDDVLERFRERADVYDRENRFFDEDLAELGELGYLQLFVPQSHGGPGLSLFEVSRLQQRLAAAAPATALAINMHLMTTGVVKALADRGDEALNWVFDEAMAGEIFAFGISEPSNDWVLQGSTTEAVPTADGGFELTGVKIFTSLSPVWTRLIVHGAVGSDELVYGFIERDAPGITVSDDWDVLGMRASQSRATILDRVPMKPERVSRVIPAGKHPDLLTFAITSNFQLLIAAVYAGVAARALELGAAGLHKRKSAKAGVTFAEVPEARTRLADAHLDFMPVTAMIDTYARDFDDLIDHGAGWPLRLVGARIKSAEAARRNAETALMCTSGSGFGNKHELSRLFRDATAGLFHPPSADAARPMYAAALLDE